Proteins found in one Streptomyces sp. CB09001 genomic segment:
- a CDS encoding MBL fold metallo-hydrolase — protein MTDSATTGPADAGLWRVDGRCIDCDVARQLAPGNTAQRDGTTVVTRQPRTADEEAGLWRAALACPVAAVRPPREATAPTGLLPSRIEDEVYLCGYNSKETFGANAYFVRRPEGNLLIDAPRFSRAVAARYEELGGVSRILVTHRDHVPHVARYAQHFGAPVWIHEGDSASAPFATEILRGSAPETVQRGVVALPVTGHTPGSTVYLVDDRFCFTGDTLYWSRDQEDLEVFETVVWHSRQELLESVRRMAAQARFEWVLPGHGDRRRLPADEMTTRLLALAQRMRGRPALPLDIGAVRW, from the coding sequence ATGACGGATTCCGCCACCACCGGGCCGGCGGACGCCGGGCTCTGGCGAGTCGACGGCCGCTGCATCGACTGCGACGTCGCCCGCCAGCTGGCTCCCGGGAACACCGCGCAGCGCGACGGCACGACCGTCGTCACCCGCCAGCCCCGGACCGCCGACGAGGAGGCCGGCCTCTGGCGGGCGGCCCTGGCCTGTCCGGTCGCGGCCGTGCGTCCACCGCGGGAGGCGACGGCGCCGACGGGGCTGCTCCCCTCGCGGATCGAGGACGAGGTGTACCTGTGCGGATACAACTCGAAGGAGACGTTCGGCGCCAACGCGTACTTCGTCCGCCGGCCGGAGGGGAACCTGCTGATCGACGCGCCCCGCTTCAGCCGAGCGGTCGCCGCGCGGTACGAGGAGCTGGGAGGCGTCTCCCGGATCCTGGTGACGCACCGCGACCACGTCCCTCATGTCGCCCGCTACGCACAGCACTTCGGGGCGCCGGTGTGGATCCACGAAGGCGACTCGGCCTCGGCGCCCTTCGCCACGGAGATCCTTCGCGGCAGCGCGCCCGAGACGGTTCAGCGCGGTGTGGTGGCACTGCCGGTGACCGGCCACACCCCGGGCAGCACGGTCTATCTCGTGGACGACCGGTTCTGCTTCACCGGCGACACCCTCTACTGGTCCCGCGACCAGGAGGACCTGGAGGTGTTCGAGACGGTGGTGTGGCACTCCAGGCAGGAGCTGCTGGAGTCGGTCCGCCGCATGGCCGCGCAGGCCCGCTTCGAGTGGGTGCTGCCCGGCCACGGCGATCGGCGGCGGCTGCCCGCCGACGAGATGACGACGCGGCTACTGGCGCTTGCGCAGCGGATGCGGGGCCGGCCTGCCCTTCCTCTCGACATCGGCGCCGTCCGCTGGTGA
- a CDS encoding class I adenylate-forming enzyme family protein, with product MLDRTSAEGAVVTDAQPEGRTAGPAPGPGLGPGSAGRVDGLLAAAAAAHPDRPAVIGETRLTFADLDARASRYAEALRPLIAGRGAPVVVSSAPHPEFMAAYYGAIRAGAVAVPMNPLLPDPAVERVIEQSGAVVALLAPQVFTRVEASRPRLPRLAHVLRLWDDAGEGGVLVAAGPGPTSTARAGGPASVTPVADGSDPAVVMFTSGTTGPSKGVAVSHHAVRTNAAQFGDAHGIDDRSVVMCHLPIVSPMHMNAAVRAGACQLLCPDPDIRSSVRMANAHRATHYYSLPVRLARLASAPELGGLAFDTVRMIAAGNQTIAAHIIKGLSERFGVPVFQGYGLTESTHLAHTDGPVEPRPGSAGPPVAGSRSRIVDTVTGRVRGPGEVGELQINGPQLMTGYVNRPELSPFDDEGWFATGDVARLDEDGYLYVLDRLADVFRHDGLLVSPSRLERALEAHPDVVEAGVADQPDGSRGRTPVAFVVPKDARSDSGPMQCGALLAAVNSSLEAHERIRHAVVTDAVRRSATNGKVDRKALREELARRPAPEVLDEG from the coding sequence ATGCTGGATCGGACATCCGCCGAGGGAGCCGTCGTCACCGACGCCCAGCCGGAGGGGCGAACAGCCGGACCCGCACCCGGACCCGGGCTCGGACCCGGAAGCGCGGGCCGGGTCGACGGACTGCTCGCGGCAGCGGCGGCGGCACACCCGGACCGGCCGGCGGTGATCGGGGAGACCCGGCTGACGTTCGCCGACCTCGACGCGAGGGCGTCCCGGTACGCGGAGGCGCTGCGCCCGTTGATCGCCGGCCGGGGCGCCCCCGTGGTGGTGTCCTCGGCGCCGCACCCGGAGTTCATGGCCGCCTACTACGGGGCGATCAGGGCGGGTGCCGTCGCGGTTCCGATGAACCCGCTGCTGCCGGATCCCGCCGTCGAGCGTGTCATCGAGCAGTCCGGCGCGGTCGTCGCCCTCCTCGCCCCGCAGGTCTTCACCCGGGTCGAGGCGTCGCGGCCCCGGCTGCCGCGGCTGGCCCATGTCCTTCGGCTGTGGGACGACGCCGGGGAGGGAGGAGTACTGGTGGCCGCCGGACCGGGGCCCACGAGCACCGCACGGGCCGGCGGCCCCGCGTCCGTCACCCCCGTGGCGGACGGGTCGGACCCGGCCGTCGTGATGTTCACCAGCGGTACGACCGGACCGTCCAAGGGAGTGGCGGTCTCCCACCATGCCGTCCGCACCAACGCCGCCCAGTTCGGGGACGCGCACGGGATCGACGACCGGTCGGTCGTGATGTGTCACCTGCCGATCGTGTCGCCCATGCACATGAACGCCGCCGTGCGGGCGGGCGCCTGCCAGTTGCTGTGCCCGGACCCGGACATCCGGTCGTCGGTGCGCATGGCCAACGCACATCGTGCCACCCACTACTACAGCCTCCCGGTCCGCCTGGCGCGGCTGGCGAGCGCGCCGGAGCTAGGCGGTCTGGCCTTCGACACGGTACGGATGATCGCCGCGGGCAATCAGACGATCGCGGCGCACATCATCAAGGGCCTGTCGGAGCGGTTCGGGGTACCGGTCTTCCAGGGGTACGGCCTCACGGAGTCCACCCATCTCGCCCACACCGACGGCCCGGTGGAGCCCCGTCCCGGATCCGCGGGGCCGCCGGTGGCGGGCAGCCGGTCCCGCATCGTCGACACGGTGACCGGACGGGTCCGCGGGCCCGGAGAGGTCGGCGAACTCCAGATCAACGGGCCTCAGTTGATGACGGGCTACGTCAACCGGCCCGAGCTGAGCCCGTTCGACGACGAGGGGTGGTTCGCCACCGGTGACGTCGCCCGGCTGGACGAGGACGGCTACCTCTACGTCCTGGACCGGCTGGCCGACGTGTTCCGGCACGACGGCCTCCTGGTGTCGCCGTCGCGTCTGGAGCGGGCCCTGGAGGCGCATCCCGACGTGGTCGAGGCGGGGGTGGCGGACCAGCCGGACGGAAGCCGCGGGCGGACGCCGGTCGCCTTCGTCGTCCCCAAGGACGCGCGGTCCGACTCCGGTCCGATGCAGTGCGGTGCGCTGCTGGCCGCCGTCAACTCCTCGCTGGAAGCGCACGAGCGGATCCGGCACGCCGTGGTGACGGATGCCGTGCGACGGTCCGCGACCAACGGCAAAGTGGACCGCAAGGCCCTGCGCGAGGAGTTGGCGCGACGGCCGGCACCGGAAGTTCTCGATGAGGGGTGA
- a CDS encoding MarR family winged helix-turn-helix transcriptional regulator yields MSTVEGSPSGAVPPEVLRPGFQAWLSLVHTYGSVAKVLDRRLTRDLEMSLAWFEVLTLLLTAADGRRRMLELSQLLVVSKASVSKLVDRMERAGLVRRETTEQDRRAVYAVITPSGEEAIRKALPLQIANVDECFSGLLDEQDMDDLVRILGKVISHYEGVGPSTPSTPSSALLNAEAPAADRPVPAGSPADGADVERKGRPAPHPLRKRQ; encoded by the coding sequence ATGTCAACCGTAGAAGGCTCCCCCTCGGGAGCGGTCCCGCCGGAGGTGCTGCGCCCCGGTTTCCAGGCCTGGCTCTCGCTGGTCCACACCTACGGCTCCGTCGCCAAGGTCCTCGACCGTCGCCTCACGCGCGACCTGGAGATGTCCCTGGCCTGGTTCGAAGTGCTGACGCTGCTCCTCACCGCGGCCGACGGCCGACGCCGCATGCTGGAGCTGTCCCAGTTGCTGGTGGTCTCCAAGGCGAGCGTGAGCAAGCTCGTCGACCGCATGGAGCGAGCGGGACTGGTACGCAGGGAGACGACGGAGCAGGACCGCAGAGCGGTCTACGCCGTGATCACGCCGAGCGGTGAGGAAGCGATCAGGAAGGCCCTTCCGCTGCAGATCGCCAACGTGGACGAGTGCTTCTCCGGCCTCCTCGACGAACAGGACATGGACGATCTGGTCCGGATCCTCGGCAAAGTGATCTCTCACTACGAGGGCGTGGGACCGTCCACCCCCAGCACCCCGAGTTCGGCGCTGCTCAACGCCGAGGCTCCGGCCGCGGACCGGCCGGTGCCGGCCGGATCACCAGCGGACGGCGCCGATGTCGAGAGGAAGGGCAGGCCGGCCCCGCATCCGCTGCGCAAGCGCCAGTAG
- a CDS encoding nuclear transport factor 2 family protein has product MTSDSIAPVATPFETPFDTPDTAVDIALYHDIQQFYVRQMHAGDGGDFTAWAASFTEDAVFVSNGLPAPVAGRAAIDAATRAGAAARAERGATHRHVVTMLDVRPKGEHRAEARSYVLVVEAIRGGATTVHVSTVCEDRLVLREGRWLVEERRVTRDDRPKRTSA; this is encoded by the coding sequence GTGACCAGCGACTCCATCGCCCCCGTCGCCACCCCCTTCGAAACCCCTTTCGACACCCCCGACACCGCCGTCGACATCGCGCTCTACCACGACATCCAGCAGTTCTACGTCCGTCAGATGCATGCCGGGGACGGCGGTGACTTCACCGCGTGGGCGGCCAGTTTCACCGAGGACGCCGTCTTCGTCTCCAACGGGCTCCCCGCTCCGGTGGCCGGGCGCGCCGCCATCGACGCCGCGACCCGCGCCGGTGCGGCCGCCCGCGCCGAACGCGGCGCCACCCATCGGCACGTGGTGACCATGCTCGACGTCCGGCCGAAGGGCGAACACCGTGCCGAGGCCCGCTCGTACGTCCTGGTCGTGGAAGCGATCCGGGGCGGCGCCACGACAGTGCACGTCAGCACCGTCTGCGAGGACCGGCTCGTGCTGCGGGAAGGCCGGTGGCTCGTCGAGGAACGCCGGGTCACCCGGGACGACCGCCCGAAGCGGACTTCCGCCTGA
- a CDS encoding MFS transporter has translation MAKSTATAAHPDTIGRAGPTMAITSIAAFMVSLDQLVVTTALPKIREDLHTDVQGLEWVVNAYTLTFAVLLLTAAAVADRFGRRRLFGIGLALFTAASAVAAMSSGIGVLVAARAIQGLGAAIVLPLTLTLLSAAHPPEKRGAALGVWGAVAGLAVACGPVVGGFITESASWQWIFWINVPIGVAMLAFVGRGLAESRGPNSRLDLPGTALGSLGLLGVVFAIERGQSAGWSSAQTWASGLGGLVLLAGFLAWERRAPAPMLPMRLFRSRTFSVVNGLSLFMFFGMFGSIFLVTQYLQTVQGSSPLGAGLKMLTWTGMVLFAAPLGGGLSDRIGGRPILVAGLGLQAVGLLWLAVVADSTTSYGALVPAFVCNGIGMGLYFGPTGNIVMGSVARSEEGIASGTNNAIRELGGVLGVAVLASVFTAHGGYDTPEHFADGLHYALWLGFPLVALGAVTAAFLPGRRAAAGSGDETVPVPEHAAV, from the coding sequence ATGGCCAAATCAACGGCCACAGCAGCACATCCGGACACCATTGGACGCGCGGGCCCCACCATGGCCATCACGTCGATCGCCGCGTTCATGGTCTCCTTGGACCAACTGGTGGTCACCACCGCCCTGCCCAAGATCCGGGAGGACCTGCACACGGACGTCCAGGGTCTCGAGTGGGTGGTGAACGCCTACACGCTGACCTTCGCCGTACTGCTGCTCACGGCCGCCGCGGTGGCGGACCGCTTCGGACGACGCCGGCTGTTCGGTATCGGCCTCGCGCTGTTCACCGCGGCGTCGGCGGTGGCCGCCATGTCGTCGGGGATCGGGGTCCTGGTGGCGGCCCGTGCCATCCAGGGGCTGGGGGCGGCCATCGTGCTCCCGCTGACCTTGACGTTACTGTCCGCGGCACACCCGCCGGAGAAGCGTGGCGCCGCTCTGGGCGTGTGGGGCGCCGTGGCGGGCCTCGCCGTCGCCTGCGGGCCCGTCGTCGGTGGATTCATCACCGAGTCCGCGTCCTGGCAGTGGATCTTCTGGATCAACGTGCCGATCGGTGTGGCCATGCTGGCCTTCGTGGGCAGGGGACTCGCCGAGAGCCGGGGTCCCAACTCCCGTCTGGACCTGCCGGGAACGGCTCTGGGCAGCCTGGGGCTGCTGGGCGTGGTCTTCGCCATCGAGCGCGGTCAGAGCGCCGGCTGGTCCTCCGCGCAGACCTGGGCCAGCGGCCTGGGCGGGCTGGTGCTGCTGGCCGGCTTCCTCGCCTGGGAACGGCGCGCGCCCGCTCCCATGCTGCCCATGCGGCTGTTCCGCAGCCGGACCTTCTCCGTAGTCAACGGCCTCTCGCTGTTCATGTTCTTCGGGATGTTCGGCTCGATCTTCCTGGTCACGCAGTACCTGCAGACGGTCCAGGGCAGTTCCCCCCTGGGCGCCGGGCTCAAGATGCTGACCTGGACCGGCATGGTGCTCTTCGCCGCACCACTGGGTGGCGGACTCTCGGACCGCATCGGCGGCCGGCCGATTCTGGTGGCCGGACTCGGCCTCCAGGCCGTCGGCCTGCTGTGGCTGGCGGTGGTGGCCGACTCCACCACGTCCTACGGCGCCCTGGTGCCCGCGTTCGTCTGCAACGGCATCGGCATGGGGCTGTACTTCGGCCCGACCGGAAACATCGTGATGGGGTCCGTCGCCCGCTCGGAGGAGGGCATCGCCTCCGGCACCAACAACGCCATCCGCGAGCTGGGCGGTGTGCTCGGCGTCGCGGTTCTGGCGTCCGTCTTCACGGCACACGGCGGGTACGACACCCCGGAGCACTTCGCGGACGGACTGCACTACGCACTCTGGCTGGGCTTCCCCCTGGTCGCCCTCGGAGCGGTCACCGCGGCGTTCCTGCCGGGCCGGCGGGCGGCGGCCGGGTCCGGCGACGAAACCGTTCCGGTTCCCGAACACGCCGCGGTCTGA
- a CDS encoding AfsR/SARP family transcriptional regulator codes for MEIGILGPLTVHSGDREAAPSAPKPRQLLAMLAVRAGQAIAMDLLVDELWESSPPRSAVTAVQTYIVTLRRSIAESLRITTDEAADKVLQYTGWGYRLQPGQGAHDALVFTRYAAQGQQALVEGDYGRASLLLRRGLSMWRGPALADVPVGTQLLAHRTSLDERRMSAVEQRIEADLQMGLHQELVGELSGLCIQHPLHENMHSLLMVSLYRAGRPRKSLETFQKLRQNLRAELGMDPSGRTKAIHHAILSGDADGDSNLFRRGAAPLKLAAD; via the coding sequence ATGGAAATCGGTATTCTGGGACCGCTCACCGTTCACTCGGGGGACCGGGAAGCGGCGCCCAGCGCACCGAAGCCGAGGCAGCTGCTGGCGATGCTCGCGGTCCGTGCGGGCCAGGCGATTGCCATGGATCTGCTCGTGGACGAGCTGTGGGAGAGCAGCCCGCCCCGTTCGGCGGTGACCGCCGTGCAGACCTACATCGTGACCCTGCGGCGGTCCATCGCCGAGAGCTTACGGATCACCACGGACGAAGCGGCCGACAAGGTCCTGCAGTACACGGGGTGGGGCTATCGGCTGCAGCCGGGCCAGGGCGCCCATGACGCCCTCGTCTTCACCCGGTACGCCGCACAGGGGCAGCAGGCGCTCGTCGAGGGCGACTACGGCAGGGCGTCGCTGCTCCTGCGCCGGGGCCTGAGCATGTGGCGGGGTCCCGCCCTGGCCGACGTGCCGGTCGGCACCCAGCTGCTCGCCCACCGCACCTCCCTGGACGAGCGCCGCATGTCCGCCGTCGAACAGCGGATAGAGGCCGATCTCCAGATGGGCCTGCACCAGGAACTGGTCGGTGAGCTTTCCGGGCTCTGTATTCAGCACCCACTCCATGAAAACATGCACTCCCTGCTCATGGTTTCCCTGTATCGCGCGGGCCGGCCCAGAAAATCTCTGGAAACTTTTCAAAAGCTTCGACAAAATCTCAGGGCCGAACTCGGAATGGATCCGTCCGGCAGAACGAAGGCCATTCATCACGCGATCCTCTCCGGAGACGCCGACGGTGACTCGAACCTGTTTCGCCGCGGGGCGGCACCTCTGAAGCTGGCCGCCGACTGA
- a CDS encoding nuclear transport factor 2 family protein, with product MPRDTATDTHTDTHTDVGTQAVVLIRLQQFYAAQVHALNDGDHVTYRGTFTTDAEFVLGGAPAPLHGAEAITEHSRSLASRRSESGDVQRHHVTMTGLVNRPGTAIAAGSRTLITTTTPHGATVVTASTTCLDEFAVEGGVLRIRRRVVVRDGARG from the coding sequence ATGCCCCGCGACACCGCCACCGATACCCACACCGATACCCACACCGACGTCGGCACCCAGGCCGTCGTACTCATCCGTCTGCAGCAGTTCTACGCGGCCCAGGTACACGCCCTCAACGACGGCGACCACGTCACCTACCGCGGCACCTTCACCACGGACGCCGAATTCGTCCTCGGCGGCGCCCCGGCTCCGCTGCACGGAGCCGAAGCGATCACCGAGCACAGCCGGTCACTGGCATCCCGGCGATCGGAATCGGGAGACGTCCAGCGGCACCATGTCACCATGACCGGCCTGGTGAACCGGCCCGGCACCGCCATCGCCGCCGGGTCCCGCACTCTCATCACCACGACAACACCGCACGGCGCAACCGTTGTCACCGCGAGCACCACGTGCCTGGACGAGTTCGCCGTGGAGGGCGGCGTCCTGCGTATCCGACGCAGAGTCGTCGTCCGTGACGGAGCCCGTGGGTAG